Proteins co-encoded in one Natronorubrum daqingense genomic window:
- a CDS encoding electron transfer flavoprotein subunit alpha/FixB family protein, translated as MTDILAITDHRRGELRDVSYEIITAGRELANETGGDLHLAAISGAVDDFAENLNREGVDAIHTVSHGEEFNHDVYTQAVTQLYDDLAPQYVLIPNSVNGLDYAPAVANQLDLPIVTDTIGLETDGDTLIATREMYGGKVETTNELEGESVVTIRSAEWPVAEGTGDAAIEAADVEIDESAIGSTVTGFEEVAGGDVDISEAEVLVSVGRGIEEEDNIPIIEELAEALDATVSSSRPIVDNGWLPKNRQVGQSGKVVTPDVYIAIGISGAVQHVAGMKGSDTIVAINTDPNAPIMDIADYAIHDDLFDVVPALTEEFGG; from the coding sequence ATGACGGACATTCTCGCCATCACCGACCACCGCCGCGGCGAACTCCGCGACGTCAGCTACGAGATTATCACCGCCGGCCGCGAACTCGCGAACGAGACCGGCGGCGACCTCCACCTCGCCGCAATCAGCGGCGCCGTCGACGACTTCGCCGAGAACCTCAACCGCGAGGGCGTCGACGCCATCCACACCGTGTCCCACGGTGAGGAGTTCAACCACGACGTCTACACGCAGGCCGTCACCCAACTCTACGACGACCTCGCCCCGCAGTACGTCCTCATCCCGAACAGCGTCAACGGCCTCGACTACGCCCCCGCCGTCGCCAACCAACTCGATCTTCCGATCGTGACCGACACGATCGGCCTCGAGACCGACGGCGACACGCTGATCGCCACCCGCGAGATGTACGGCGGCAAAGTCGAGACGACGAACGAACTCGAGGGCGAGTCGGTCGTCACGATCCGCAGCGCCGAGTGGCCCGTCGCCGAAGGAACCGGCGACGCCGCGATCGAAGCCGCCGACGTCGAGATCGACGAGAGCGCGATCGGCTCGACCGTCACCGGCTTCGAGGAAGTCGCCGGCGGCGACGTCGATATCAGCGAGGCCGAGGTGCTCGTCAGCGTCGGCCGGGGGATCGAAGAAGAAGATAACATCCCGATCATCGAGGAACTCGCCGAAGCGCTGGACGCGACGGTCTCCTCGTCGCGCCCGATCGTCGACAACGGCTGGCTGCCCAAAAACCGCCAGGTCGGTCAGTCCGGAAAGGTCGTCACGCCGGACGTCTACATCGCGATCGGTATTTCGGGTGCGGTCCAGCACGTCGCCGGGATGAAGGGCTCCGATACGATCGTCGCGATCAACACGGACCCGAACGCGCCGATTATGGACATCGCGGACTACGCGATCCACGACGACCTCTTCGACGTCGTGCCGGCACTGACCGAAGAGTTCGGCGGGTAA
- a CDS encoding polyprenyl synthetase family protein, with translation MERLERRRALIEERLVEVVDGLEPDALQEEVRHTALSGGKRVRPMVTVLACETVGGTTTDAVDFGVGIELVHSASLVIDDIIDRSELRRGTTSAWAEFGYGPAIVSSDGLLGEAFALFSADPNAMQVVTEAMVELGVGEATELAAEPESEAEYMTLARRKTGALFRAAAELGAIAADSDPVTVEALGEYAERVGIAFQIRDDVLDAIADPDDLGKPTGHDAALERPSVVQVTDLTPEEANSRARQESDRAIEALERVEVVDPTAREYLLELARFVVERER, from the coding sequence ATGGAACGTCTGGAGCGTCGTCGGGCGCTGATCGAGGAGCGCCTCGTCGAGGTAGTCGACGGCCTCGAGCCGGACGCGCTACAGGAGGAAGTTCGCCACACGGCACTCTCAGGTGGGAAACGCGTCCGGCCGATGGTAACAGTGTTGGCCTGCGAAACGGTCGGCGGAACGACGACAGACGCAGTCGATTTCGGCGTCGGCATCGAACTCGTCCACAGTGCGTCGCTCGTCATCGACGACATCATCGATCGTTCCGAGTTGCGTCGCGGGACCACCAGCGCGTGGGCCGAGTTCGGCTACGGGCCGGCGATCGTCTCGAGTGACGGATTGCTCGGCGAGGCCTTCGCGCTCTTCTCTGCGGATCCGAACGCGATGCAGGTGGTCACCGAGGCGATGGTCGAACTCGGCGTCGGCGAAGCAACGGAGTTGGCAGCCGAACCCGAAAGCGAAGCGGAGTACATGACACTCGCCCGGCGGAAGACGGGGGCACTCTTTCGTGCCGCCGCCGAACTCGGCGCGATCGCCGCCGACTCGGATCCGGTTACCGTCGAAGCGCTCGGCGAGTACGCCGAACGGGTCGGCATCGCGTTTCAGATCCGAGACGACGTCCTCGACGCGATCGCGGACCCGGACGACCTCGGCAAGCCGACCGGCCACGACGCCGCCCTCGAGCGGCCGTCGGTCGTACAGGTGACCGACCTTACACCCGAGGAAGCGAACAGTCGGGCCAGACAGGAGTCGGATCGTGCCATCGAGGCCCTCGAGCGCGTCGAGGTGGTCGACCCGACGGCCAGAGAGTACCTCCTCGAACTGGCGCGGTTCGTCGTCGAACGCGAGCGGTAG
- a CDS encoding Tfx family DNA-binding protein: MVAVIDEVAALLDDIGFDAETSVLTERQAQVLALRERDESQADIADALGTSRANVSSIESSARENLEKAHETVEFAEALRAPVRVSVPEGTDLYDVPQLVYDACDDQGVKVGHTAPDLMKVVSDAAGSAVSGREVAASLLVGVTADGTVRVRRQE; this comes from the coding sequence GTGGTCGCCGTGATCGACGAGGTAGCGGCGCTACTCGACGACATCGGGTTCGACGCCGAGACGAGCGTGCTGACCGAACGACAGGCGCAGGTGCTCGCGTTACGCGAACGCGACGAATCACAGGCCGACATCGCGGACGCCCTCGGGACCTCTCGGGCGAACGTCTCCTCGATCGAGTCGAGCGCTCGCGAGAACCTCGAGAAGGCCCACGAGACGGTCGAATTCGCGGAGGCGCTGCGCGCACCAGTTCGCGTTAGCGTCCCCGAGGGAACCGATCTGTACGACGTACCACAGCTCGTCTACGATGCGTGTGACGACCAGGGCGTCAAGGTCGGCCACACCGCCCCGGATCTGATGAAGGTGGTCAGCGACGCCGCGGGCTCGGCAGTCTCGGGCCGGGAAGTGGCAGCCTCGTTGCTCGTCGGCGTCACGGCTGACGGAACAGTCCGTGTCCGACGACAGGAGTAG
- a CDS encoding MBL fold metallo-hydrolase has protein sequence MDRISLSNSAFEGDNNAYLLADGEEVVLIDTGDWMETTREQLEAAFADRGLSFANVDRIFLTHWHGDHTGLAGQIQAESDAAVYAHEADASLIEGDEGAWQELHDLQKRYFDQWGMPEAKQEVLLERMVSGDESNDAPTVTTFEDGDRFALEGYEHDLEVVHASGHAAGLSMFETTVDGRREVVSGDALLPVYTPNVGGADVRVDNPLEKYLRALQGIVDAEYDRAWPGHRDPIDDPAGRAQYIIDHHEERAWRVLDALDRKGPCDTWTVSDDLFGELESIHILHGPGESHAHLEHLERAGTVVREGDEYRLADGVADELADSEDERWELAY, from the coding sequence ATGGATCGAATTTCACTCTCGAATTCGGCGTTCGAAGGCGACAACAACGCCTACCTGTTAGCGGACGGTGAGGAAGTCGTGCTAATCGATACGGGCGACTGGATGGAGACGACGCGCGAGCAACTCGAGGCCGCGTTCGCCGACCGAGGACTCTCGTTTGCCAACGTCGATCGAATCTTTCTCACGCACTGGCACGGCGATCACACCGGGCTCGCAGGGCAGATTCAGGCCGAGAGCGACGCGGCGGTGTACGCACACGAAGCCGACGCATCGCTCATCGAGGGCGACGAAGGTGCGTGGCAGGAGCTGCACGACCTCCAAAAGCGGTACTTCGACCAGTGGGGGATGCCCGAGGCCAAACAGGAGGTCCTCCTCGAGCGGATGGTCTCCGGCGACGAATCGAACGACGCGCCGACCGTGACGACGTTCGAAGACGGCGACCGCTTCGCCCTCGAGGGGTACGAACACGACCTCGAGGTCGTCCACGCCTCCGGACACGCCGCGGGGCTGTCGATGTTCGAGACGACGGTCGACGGCCGCCGCGAGGTCGTCTCGGGCGACGCGCTATTGCCCGTCTACACGCCGAACGTCGGGGGTGCTGACGTTCGCGTCGACAATCCGCTCGAGAAGTACCTCCGGGCCCTACAGGGCATCGTCGACGCGGAGTACGACCGCGCGTGGCCGGGCCACCGCGATCCGATCGACGACCCGGCGGGACGGGCCCAGTACATCATCGACCACCACGAGGAGCGCGCCTGGCGAGTTCTCGACGCGCTCGATCGAAAGGGCCCTTGCGACACCTGGACCGTCAGCGACGACCTCTTCGGCGAACTCGAGAGCATCCACATTCTCCACGGACCGGGCGAGTCCCACGCCCACCTCGAGCACTTGGAGCGAGCCGGCACCGTCGTCCGGGAAGGCGACGAGTATCGGCTGGCGGATGGCGTCGCCGACGAACTCGCCGACAGCGAGGACGAGCGCTGGGAACTGGCGTACTGA
- a CDS encoding DUF373 family protein produces MLLVLCVDLDDDLGRKTGFSTPVIGRDPVEEAAVALATADPEDSDVNVIFQGLHIYDDLSDRDESVEVAVVTGNDEGDVKANREVGDEVDTVLASVSTAEDVTALVVTDGAQDESVIPIIRSRVPIDGVRRVVVRQAQNLESMYYTIKQVLDDPETRGTVLIPLGILLLIYPLALIGSALDMPGFVLGTTSALLGLYLISRGLGLGERLDDTVERTRRLLYAGRTTLLAYVVAAALFVLGAVSGLDTLDGVQETTPGRVGAPVMLAAFVYGSIQWFAAAALTTSLGQITDEYIAGRFEWRYLNAPFYVISIAFVLHAVSAYFLDVVEMSYLAMALTAGTLLGIVSTLAFAVLESRFSESSDPEQDVEEGTRDFDGA; encoded by the coding sequence ATGCTGTTGGTCCTCTGTGTCGACCTCGACGACGACCTCGGGCGAAAAACCGGGTTTTCGACCCCGGTTATCGGCCGCGACCCCGTCGAGGAGGCAGCCGTCGCACTCGCGACTGCAGACCCGGAGGACTCCGACGTCAACGTCATCTTCCAGGGATTGCACATCTACGACGACCTCTCCGACCGTGACGAGAGCGTCGAAGTCGCCGTCGTCACCGGCAACGACGAGGGCGACGTGAAAGCGAATCGCGAGGTCGGCGACGAGGTCGATACTGTCCTCGCGAGCGTCTCGACTGCCGAGGACGTCACCGCGCTCGTCGTCACTGACGGCGCACAGGACGAATCCGTCATCCCTATCATCCGATCGCGGGTTCCCATCGACGGCGTCCGCCGCGTCGTCGTTCGTCAGGCACAGAACCTCGAGTCGATGTACTACACGATCAAGCAGGTACTCGACGACCCCGAGACGCGCGGAACGGTATTGATCCCGCTCGGAATCCTGTTACTCATCTACCCGCTCGCGCTGATCGGTTCCGCGCTGGATATGCCCGGATTCGTCCTCGGGACGACGTCGGCGCTACTCGGACTGTACCTCATCTCTCGAGGGCTCGGACTCGGAGAGCGACTCGACGACACCGTCGAGCGAACGCGCCGCCTGCTCTATGCCGGGCGCACCACGTTGCTCGCCTACGTCGTCGCTGCCGCCTTGTTCGTCCTCGGTGCGGTCAGCGGCCTCGATACCTTAGACGGCGTTCAAGAAACCACGCCCGGTCGAGTGGGTGCCCCGGTCATGCTCGCGGCGTTCGTCTACGGCTCGATTCAGTGGTTCGCCGCCGCAGCGCTCACGACCAGTCTCGGACAGATCACCGACGAGTACATCGCGGGCCGCTTCGAGTGGCGTTACCTCAACGCGCCCTTCTACGTCATTTCGATCGCCTTCGTCTTGCACGCCGTTAGCGCGTACTTCCTCGACGTCGTCGAGATGAGCTATCTCGCGATGGCGTTGACCGCCGGCACGCTCCTCGGTATCGTGAGTACGCTCGCGTTCGCCGTCCTCGAGTCCCGATTCTCGGAGTCGAGCGACCCAGAACAAGACGTCGAGGAGGGGACGCGGGATTTCGACGGAGCGTAA
- a CDS encoding efflux RND transporter permease subunit — translation MSGGLAPRYANALVSHSRLVVVLVLLLTAVVAAGAAIGESEDGEIGDFETDSEETEALEEIEATYETDDAVVTQIVVRDEGGDVLTRDSLLDGLELQQDVRDDEELNETLDEQGFVGLENLVATGAVFEDRAEEANGAPDTSQPTLEEQIDALDSRSDADVEDLLADVLDPDEAGDDEGDAQGPEQGGEGDDPYEFLPTGYEPGETESESRLVLLFQDDEAGPDDESDTVADAQVEIDGLVDERFDDAFVFGDGVTDEASSSAVGDSFAIITPVAIVLVLGVLAITYRDVVDVLIGLFGIGVVMAWLAGIMGWLEIPSSQLLIAVPFLLIGLSIDYALHVVMRYREARAGMLEDGGDDSRTGMRVGLAGVVLALAAATVSTSVGFLSNVVSPLPAIQDFAILSAGGILATFVAFAILVPALKVEVDGVLEGRFDRNRAKRPFGSSSGAGNRILSRVAAVPRRVPLGIVFVAFLLATGGAYGATTIDTEFNEADFLPEDAPEWAKAMPGPLAPDTYTISDDAAYLGDNFADRGEGGQTQILVTENVTDPAALTAMADATTTDDGVLSGDSTEADDGTIVLRPDGEAAIDGPPSVIDEIASDNETVASELEERDTTGDGLPNEDVAGFYDVLFDADADRAADVLHRVDGDGGDVDGGDGDGGNNVDDGESGGDTEYESARLLVNVQGDASAQDVDDDTRDVADEIEDTAPVSAVATGGPVTTAVVQDALLETLVQAFAVTLVVILVFLTGLYWYRHRAPSLGAVTIAPVVAALAWLLGTMALLDVPFNSETAVITSLAIGLGVDYSIHVSERFVAERDERESLEAALTATITGTGGALLGSAATTAAGFGVLALALSPPLQRFGLVTGLSIVFAFIACLTVLPCLLVLRERVHERLGRYRN, via the coding sequence GTGAGCGGCGGTCTCGCGCCACGGTACGCGAACGCGCTCGTTTCCCACAGCCGACTCGTCGTCGTCCTCGTCTTGCTCCTGACGGCCGTCGTCGCCGCCGGCGCAGCGATCGGCGAGAGCGAGGACGGCGAGATCGGCGACTTCGAGACGGACTCCGAAGAGACCGAGGCACTCGAGGAAATCGAGGCGACCTACGAGACGGACGACGCCGTCGTCACCCAGATCGTCGTTCGCGACGAGGGCGGCGACGTCCTCACGCGCGATTCACTCCTCGATGGCCTCGAGTTACAACAGGACGTCCGCGACGACGAGGAGCTGAACGAAACGCTCGACGAGCAAGGGTTCGTCGGCCTCGAGAATCTCGTCGCGACGGGAGCCGTCTTCGAGGACCGAGCCGAGGAGGCGAACGGCGCGCCCGATACCAGTCAGCCGACCCTCGAGGAACAGATCGACGCGCTCGATTCTCGCTCTGATGCGGACGTCGAGGACTTGCTCGCCGACGTGCTCGACCCCGACGAGGCTGGAGACGACGAGGGAGACGCGCAGGGGCCCGAACAGGGTGGCGAAGGCGACGATCCCTACGAGTTCCTTCCTACCGGCTACGAACCGGGCGAGACCGAATCTGAGTCGCGACTCGTTCTCCTCTTTCAGGACGACGAGGCGGGGCCGGACGACGAATCCGACACCGTCGCCGACGCGCAGGTCGAGATCGACGGCCTCGTCGACGAGCGCTTCGACGACGCGTTCGTCTTCGGCGACGGCGTCACCGACGAAGCGTCCTCGAGCGCCGTCGGCGACAGCTTCGCAATCATCACGCCCGTCGCGATCGTGCTCGTCCTCGGCGTCCTCGCGATTACCTACCGCGACGTCGTCGACGTGCTCATCGGGCTGTTTGGCATCGGTGTCGTCATGGCCTGGCTCGCCGGGATCATGGGCTGGCTCGAGATCCCCTCGAGTCAACTGCTGATCGCCGTCCCCTTCCTGCTCATCGGGCTGAGCATCGACTACGCGTTGCACGTCGTCATGCGCTATCGTGAGGCGAGAGCGGGGATGCTCGAGGATGGTGGAGACGACTCGAGAACGGGGATGCGCGTGGGTCTCGCGGGTGTCGTCCTCGCGCTCGCCGCCGCAACGGTGTCGACCAGCGTCGGCTTCCTCTCGAACGTCGTGAGTCCGCTGCCGGCCATTCAGGACTTCGCAATCTTGAGTGCGGGTGGGATCCTCGCCACGTTCGTCGCCTTCGCGATTCTCGTGCCGGCGCTAAAAGTCGAGGTCGACGGCGTGCTCGAGGGTCGATTCGATCGAAACCGCGCGAAGCGCCCGTTCGGATCGAGTTCGGGGGCCGGAAACCGGATTCTCTCCCGGGTTGCCGCGGTGCCCCGACGGGTTCCGCTCGGAATCGTGTTCGTCGCGTTCCTCCTCGCGACGGGTGGTGCCTACGGGGCGACGACGATCGACACGGAGTTCAACGAGGCGGATTTCCTCCCCGAGGACGCTCCGGAGTGGGCGAAGGCCATGCCGGGACCGCTCGCACCCGATACGTACACGATCAGCGACGACGCCGCCTACCTCGGCGACAACTTCGCCGACCGCGGCGAGGGCGGGCAGACACAGATACTGGTGACCGAGAACGTCACCGATCCGGCGGCACTGACGGCGATGGCCGATGCCACCACTACCGACGATGGCGTGTTGAGCGGCGACAGTACCGAAGCCGACGACGGAACCATCGTCCTCCGGCCTGACGGCGAAGCCGCAATCGACGGCCCACCGTCGGTGATCGACGAAATCGCAAGTGACAACGAAACCGTCGCGAGCGAACTCGAGGAACGCGATACGACCGGCGACGGGCTCCCAAACGAGGACGTCGCTGGCTTCTACGACGTGTTGTTCGACGCCGACGCCGACCGAGCGGCGGACGTGCTCCACCGGGTCGACGGGGACGGTGGCGACGTCGACGGCGGGGACGGCGACGGTGGAAACAACGTCGACGACGGGGAGAGTGGCGGCGACACCGAGTACGAATCCGCGCGGCTCCTCGTGAACGTACAGGGCGACGCCTCCGCACAGGACGTCGACGACGACACGCGTGACGTGGCTGACGAAATCGAGGATACCGCACCCGTCTCGGCCGTCGCGACGGGCGGACCGGTGACGACGGCTGTCGTGCAGGACGCGCTCCTCGAGACGCTCGTGCAGGCGTTCGCGGTGACGCTGGTCGTCATCCTCGTCTTCCTGACGGGGCTCTACTGGTATCGCCACCGTGCCCCTTCCCTCGGTGCGGTGACGATCGCACCGGTCGTCGCCGCATTGGCGTGGCTGCTCGGAACGATGGCGCTGCTCGACGTGCCGTTCAACAGCGAAACGGCGGTCATCACGAGTCTCGCGATCGGATTGGGCGTCGACTACAGCATCCACGTCAGCGAGCGCTTCGTCGCGGAACGAGACGAACGGGAGTCACTCGAGGCCGCGCTCACCGCGACGATTACGGGAACCGGCGGGGCGTTACTCGGCAGCGCGGCGACGACGGCGGCCGGGTTCGGGGTCCTCGCGTTGGCGCTCTCCCCGCCGTTGCAACGCTTCGGGCTGGTGACGGGACTGAGCATCGTCTTCGCCTTCATCGCCTGCCTGACCGTCCTGCCGTGTTTGCTCGTGCTCCGCGAGCGAGTTCACGAGCGACTCGGTCGGTATCGGAACTAA
- a CDS encoding HFX_2341 family transcriptional regulator: protein MQTHIVPVGFDYDRLIAPLVRDQIDVDSVILLEGAVGSEANVEYSRHLSEKLETDFRNLLGASTDRFVLEDVYDYDAAFEQAYDLITAELDRGNEVWVNVAAMPRTVSFAFANAAHSLMVERQEDREGIHTYYTAPEKYLETELAEELREQITLLEDFDAESESVDGDRIDSRLESARDLLSEFDERGTTIGAKEIDGRHIVELPVASFSNVKPFEELILYKLGEDGEFDSVSELAEALARELNEEYTDSFRSKVIYNVDRLGPGGKGYIEREERGKSYRTRLSRIGELWVRAHSGDDSS from the coding sequence ATGCAAACCCACATCGTTCCGGTCGGCTTCGACTACGACCGGCTGATCGCGCCCCTCGTGCGCGATCAGATCGACGTCGACAGCGTCATTTTACTCGAGGGAGCCGTCGGCAGCGAGGCCAACGTCGAGTACTCCCGGCACCTCTCGGAGAAACTCGAGACGGACTTTCGGAACCTCCTCGGCGCGAGTACGGACCGGTTCGTCCTGGAAGACGTCTACGACTACGACGCGGCGTTCGAGCAGGCCTACGACCTGATCACGGCGGAACTCGACCGCGGGAACGAGGTCTGGGTTAACGTCGCCGCGATGCCCCGAACCGTCAGTTTCGCGTTCGCGAACGCCGCTCACTCGCTGATGGTCGAACGACAAGAGGATCGCGAAGGCATCCACACCTACTATACGGCCCCCGAGAAGTACCTCGAGACCGAACTCGCCGAAGAGCTTCGCGAGCAGATCACCCTGCTCGAGGACTTCGACGCTGAGTCGGAGTCGGTCGACGGCGACCGGATCGACTCCCGTCTCGAGAGCGCTCGCGACCTTCTCTCGGAGTTCGACGAACGCGGGACGACGATCGGTGCCAAGGAAATCGACGGCCGCCACATCGTCGAGTTGCCCGTCGCCTCGTTTTCGAACGTCAAGCCGTTCGAGGAACTCATCCTCTACAAACTCGGCGAGGACGGCGAGTTTGACTCTGTCTCTGAACTCGCCGAGGCCTTAGCTCGCGAACTCAACGAGGAGTACACCGACAGCTTCCGTTCGAAGGTCATCTACAACGTCGATCGACTCGGGCCGGGCGGCAAAGGCTACATCGAACGCGAAGAACGCGGCAAATCCTACCGCACCAGACTCTCTCGCATCGGCGAACTGTGGGTTCGCGCCCACTCCGGTGACGACTCGAGTTGA
- a CDS encoding electron transfer flavoprotein subunit beta/FixA family protein gives MKILVTVKEVATVEDEFEIKDTEIADQYLGADLNEWDDYAVEEAVQLQEAGIADEVVTVTIGPEDSEQTIRQALAKGADRAVRIWDDSLEDVDLLDVNAKTEILSAVVDAEDPDLVLTGVQAGDDSFGATGVSLAEEIGAQWGAVVNHLEHDLDDVASVRRELEGGVEELTDIELPAVLTIQTGINEPRYASLRGIRQAQRKELDVQSLGDLGLDESATESQLTLTDMYEPESESDVTVWDGSADETAGELGELLRDKGVAP, from the coding sequence ATGAAAATCCTCGTTACGGTCAAAGAAGTCGCGACCGTCGAAGACGAGTTCGAGATCAAAGACACCGAGATTGCTGACCAGTACCTCGGTGCCGATCTCAACGAATGGGACGACTACGCCGTCGAAGAAGCCGTCCAGCTCCAAGAAGCTGGCATCGCTGACGAAGTCGTCACTGTCACGATCGGTCCCGAAGACAGCGAACAGACCATCCGGCAGGCGCTCGCGAAAGGTGCCGACCGCGCCGTCCGCATCTGGGACGACTCCCTCGAGGACGTCGACCTCCTCGATGTCAACGCGAAGACGGAGATTCTCAGCGCCGTCGTCGACGCAGAAGACCCCGACCTCGTGTTGACCGGCGTCCAAGCCGGCGACGACAGCTTCGGGGCAACCGGCGTCTCCCTCGCCGAAGAAATCGGCGCACAGTGGGGTGCCGTCGTCAACCATCTCGAGCACGACCTCGACGATGTCGCCTCCGTCCGACGCGAACTCGAGGGTGGCGTCGAGGAACTTACCGACATCGAGCTTCCGGCCGTCTTGACGATCCAGACGGGGATCAACGAGCCACGCTACGCCAGCCTGCGTGGCATCCGCCAGGCCCAGCGCAAGGAACTCGACGTCCAGAGCCTCGGCGACCTCGGACTCGACGAGAGCGCGACCGAATCCCAGCTTACCCTCACGGACATGTACGAACCGGAGAGCGAGAGCGACGTGACTGTCTGGGACGGCAGCGCCGACGAGACCGCCGGCGAGTTAGGTGAACTCCTTCGCGACAAGGGGGTGGCACCATGA
- a CDS encoding MFS transporter, protein MSYRTAVRREIRGLWAGGTGKTLLAIALGWGLLNGTRMIYPVLLPYFSEDFGLTLTTAGLLVTIIWLCYAIGQVPGGILADRYGERRILTISVSVVIVGLGLVLLAPTATVLFLATGFVGFGLSQYPIARMTALSDLYPDRIGSALGVTMAAGDIGQTVLPPIASVLAVWVAWQAGLGYVLPILGLAAVIIWLTLPTSDSPTDSSEDDADTDWGAIRETFRNPTILFTGVVMFVFLFVWQTFSAFYPTYLTVEKGVSPTVAGGLFGLFFAVGVVIKPLAGTAYDRIGIRASLPLVLGGAAIGFALLPSVEGFWPIVGVTVLMSTMLGSGAITQSYLTETIPPEVQGTGLGLIRSSASMLGATGPVVFGWIAERGYFDEGYFLMAAIVGLITLLTLRMPQE, encoded by the coding sequence ATGAGCTATCGAACGGCGGTTCGTCGAGAAATCCGTGGGTTGTGGGCGGGCGGCACCGGGAAAACGCTCCTGGCGATCGCTCTCGGGTGGGGCTTGCTCAACGGGACGCGGATGATCTACCCCGTTTTGTTGCCGTATTTCAGCGAAGATTTCGGGCTCACGCTGACGACCGCCGGATTGCTCGTCACGATCATCTGGCTCTGCTACGCCATCGGTCAGGTGCCGGGTGGAATTCTCGCGGATCGCTACGGCGAGCGCCGGATTCTGACGATCAGCGTCTCGGTCGTAATCGTGGGTCTCGGACTCGTGCTCCTCGCCCCGACGGCGACGGTGTTGTTTCTAGCGACGGGATTCGTCGGATTCGGGCTCTCGCAGTATCCGATTGCGCGAATGACCGCCCTCTCCGATCTCTACCCGGATCGAATCGGAAGCGCACTAGGCGTAACGATGGCCGCCGGCGATATCGGACAGACCGTGTTGCCGCCGATTGCGAGCGTGCTCGCCGTCTGGGTTGCCTGGCAGGCCGGACTCGGATACGTCCTCCCGATATTGGGACTCGCCGCCGTCATTATCTGGCTGACGCTGCCGACGAGCGACTCGCCGACCGACTCGAGCGAGGACGATGCGGACACGGATTGGGGTGCCATCAGGGAAACCTTCCGCAATCCGACGATTCTCTTCACGGGTGTCGTAATGTTCGTCTTCCTCTTCGTCTGGCAGACGTTCTCGGCGTTCTATCCGACGTACTTGACCGTCGAGAAGGGGGTCTCGCCGACGGTCGCCGGCGGCCTGTTCGGGCTGTTTTTCGCCGTCGGCGTCGTGATCAAACCCCTGGCCGGGACGGCCTACGACAGGATCGGGATTCGCGCGTCGCTGCCGCTCGTACTCGGCGGCGCTGCGATCGGGTTCGCCCTGCTTCCCTCCGTCGAGGGATTCTGGCCGATCGTGGGCGTGACGGTCCTGATGAGCACGATGCTCGGTTCCGGTGCGATCACTCAGTCGTACCTCACCGAAACGATCCCACCCGAGGTCCAGGGCACCGGACTCGGCCTCATCCGCTCGAGCGCGTCGATGCTCGGCGCGACCGGCCCGGTCGTCTTCGGCTGGATCGCAGAACGGGGGTACTTCGACGAAGGGTATTTCCTTATGGCGGCGATTGTCGGGCTCATCACGCTCCTCACGCTTCGAATGCCCCAGGAGTGA
- a CDS encoding TRAM domain-containing protein, whose protein sequence is MADCPLADDCPSYSERISGMGCQHYGDRGGKEWCQHYSQPIDDLKTQPVKQGQEVVIDVVDMHESGAGVGRTDDGFIVMVDGVLPEARARVEITRVHSNHARAEELELLPMDGEESADGDGDDGEGAAADGEEDESEDAVSRATDRERLGSRENFWGS, encoded by the coding sequence ATGGCAGACTGTCCACTCGCCGACGACTGTCCGAGTTACTCCGAGCGGATCTCGGGTATGGGGTGTCAACACTACGGCGACCGAGGTGGCAAGGAGTGGTGCCAACACTACAGCCAGCCGATCGACGACCTCAAAACCCAACCCGTCAAGCAGGGCCAGGAGGTCGTCATCGACGTCGTCGATATGCACGAAAGCGGGGCCGGCGTCGGTCGAACCGACGACGGCTTCATCGTCATGGTCGACGGAGTTCTGCCGGAAGCCCGCGCTCGCGTCGAGATCACGCGAGTCCACAGCAACCACGCCCGTGCGGAGGAACTCGAGTTGCTCCCGATGGACGGCGAGGAGTCGGCCGACGGTGACGGCGACGACGGCGAAGGCGCCGCTGCCGACGGTGAGGAGGACGAATCCGAGGACGCCGTGTCGAGGGCGACCGACCGTGAGCGACTCGGTAGTCGCGAGAACTTCTGGGGATCGTAA